One window of Chryseobacterium indologenes genomic DNA carries:
- a CDS encoding RNA-binding S4 domain-containing protein: MRIDKFLWSIRFYKTRSIAAEEIKKNRVSIGTSAVKSSKEVKEGDTIKIRKNQIDYKIKVIQIPKSRIGAKLVPLHIQDVTDKEQYELLKLRKMSQDYYRNKGEGRPTKKDRREMDDYVGNDIDSDFTDWDDFFGETDNGEENED, encoded by the coding sequence ATGAGAATAGATAAATTTTTATGGAGCATTCGTTTTTATAAGACGAGAAGTATTGCAGCAGAGGAGATTAAAAAGAACAGAGTTTCTATAGGAACGTCTGCCGTAAAGTCATCTAAAGAGGTAAAAGAAGGAGATACTATTAAAATCCGTAAGAATCAGATTGATTATAAAATAAAAGTAATTCAGATTCCTAAAAGCAGGATAGGAGCCAAACTGGTGCCTCTTCATATTCAGGACGTGACAGATAAAGAGCAATATGAACTGTTGAAACTTCGTAAGATGTCACAAGACTATTACAGAAACAAAGGAGAGGGAAGACCTACTAAAAAAGACAGAAGAGAAATGGACGATTATGTAGGTAACGATATTGATTCTGACTTTACGGACTGGGATGATTTCTTTGGAGAGACAGATAACGGGGAAGAAAACGAAGATTAG